A region of Epinephelus fuscoguttatus linkage group LG1, E.fuscoguttatus.final_Chr_v1 DNA encodes the following proteins:
- the LOC125894353 gene encoding rho GTPase-activating protein 40 isoform X4, translating to MSVEPWASPQDQAAAEHAHSTHTPSSQDQEQHPDKLCLDSFWSEVETIRQGSGYTDLDCTRRDSRQSEEGEQEEQWLADAGLSTLISDDSEDVDNAVLLSTLTRTQAEAVQRRLDSYTLSLRKRNKPAPRDVRDIFNSPITQTLLPESHHSEDPAQNSMASVPKTPLSAVTPEHQRGAPKEEFFITDVAYCEQAVIFLKQAKLPQNNSQRRKEDGTLPRVICPKCRLGVTRIQDLSHSDMKKVRQLALIDMTALCDLLELEVKRHKMGKRKVPESPLYGVPLATLLESDQKIKPNTSTPLFLQALLSFLEKKGVDSEGILRVPGSQSRIKQLQQNLETNFYSGQVCWDDVSPNDAAALLKKFIRELPAPLLTAEYLNTFSAVRDITELRQKLHMLNLLILLLPEPNRNTLKALLEFLSKVVSREKKNRMNLWAVATIMAPNLFLHKAVPSRLTEGAEKGHAEKAADVMRLLIRYQDLLWTIPNFLMSQVRKLNENSNRRYQFYDRRIKNLLRKIHTDSRDKPDKNTSELCRTVKIQVGDLVSGTMEYQLNINSRASDLLAQFQRQSLRSPDNGKGKMRRNGAVAYPDCALYEVGGNIGEHCLDPDTHLLDLYNSNSGGEWVIKLKPNGSRGL from the exons ATGAGCGTGGAGCCCTGGGCCAGCCCGCAGGACCAGGCAGCCGCTGAGCACGCACACAGCACCCACACGCCATCCTCCCAGGATCAGGAGCAGCACCCCGACAAACTCTGCCTGGACTCATTCTGGAGTGAGGTGGAGACCATCCGACAGGGGAGTGGCTACACAGACCTCGACTGCACCAGGAGAGACTCCAGACAGTCAGAAG AAGGTGAACAGGAGGAGCAGTGGTTGGCCGATGCTGGTTTGTCAACCCTCATTAGTGATGATAGTGAGGATGTAGACAACGCGGTGCTGCTGTCCACTCTGACCCGGACCCAGGCCGAGGCCGTGCAGCGCCGACTGGACTCCTACACGCTGTCCCTTCGCAAGAGGAACAAACCGGCGCCGCGTGACGTTCGCGACATCTTCAACTCCCCCATCACTCAG ACTCTCCTGCCTGAGTCCCACCACAGTGAAGACCCTGCCCAAAACAGCATGGCGTCAGTTCCAAAGACACCACTATCAG CTGTGACGCCAGAGCATCAGCGAGGCGCTCCCAAAGAGGAATTCTTCATCACCGACGTGGCTTACTGCGAACAGGCCGTCATCTTCCTCAAACAGGCCAAACTGCCGCAGAACAACAGCCAGCGCAGAAAAGAGGATGGCACCCTGCCT CGGGTCATCTGCCCAAAGTGCCGTTTAGGAGTGACTCGTATTCAGGATCTCTCCCACTCTGACATGAAGAAGGTGCGTCAGTTGGCTCTCATCGACATGACGGCGCTATGCGACCTTTTAGAGCTGGAGGtcaaaaggcacaaaatgggCAAAAGGAAAGTCCCAG AGAGTCCCCTCTACGGTGTGCCGCTGGCTACGCTGCTGGAGAGCGATCAGAAAATCAAGCCCAACACCTCGACTCCTCTCTTCCTGCAGGCG ttgTTGTCGTTTTTGGAGAAGAAAGGAGTCGATTCTGAGGGGATCCTGCGGGTTCCAGGATCTCAGTCCAGAATCAAG cagctgcagcagaactTGGAGACCAACTTCTACTCAGGGCAAGTCTGCTGGGACGACGTGAGTCCCAACGACGCCGCCGCGCTGCTCAAGAAGTTCATCAGGGAACTTCCCGCTCCTCTTCTCACCGCAGAGTACCTCAACACCTTCAGCGCCGTCAGAG ACATCACGGAGCTGAGGCAGAAACTTCACATGTTGAACCTGCTCATCCTGCTGCTGCCTGAGCCCAACAGGAACACACTGaag GCGCTCCTCGAGTTCCTCAGTAAGGTGGTTTCCAGGGAGAAGAAGAACAGGATGAACCTGTGGGCCGTAGCAACCATCATGGCTCCCAACCTCTTCCTGCATAAGGCCGTCCCCAGCAGACTGACTGAGGGGGCAGAGAAAGGACATGCGGAGAAGGCAGCTGATGTCATGAGGCTCCTCATCCGCTACCAGGACCTGCTCTGGACG ATCCCAAACTTCCTCATGAGCCAGGTGCGTAAGCTGAACGAGAATAGCAACCGGCGTTACCAGTTTTACGATCGCCGCATCAAGAACCTGCTGAGGAAGATCCACACAGACAGCCGCGACAAACCTGATAAAAACACCTCAGAG TTGTGTCGTACAGTGAAGATCCAGGTCGGGGATCTGGTGAGCGGCACCATGGAGTACCAGCTCAACATCAACTCCAGAGCCTCAGACCTGCTCGCACAGTTTCAGCGCCAGTCCCTCCGCAGCCCCGACAATGGAAAGGGCAAAATGCGAAG AAACGGCGCCGTGGCATATCCGGACTGCGCCCTGTACGAAGTGGGAGGGAACATTG GTGAGCACTGTCTGGACCCCGACACACACCTTCTGGATTTGTACAACAGTAACTCAGGAGGGGAGTGGGTCATCAAGCTGAAACCCAACGGCAGCAGAGGGCTGTGA
- the LOC125894353 gene encoding rho GTPase-activating protein 40 isoform X2 has protein sequence MPWGRSGSAALLLLSGRAIAWAKARNPSPTEMSVEPWASPQDQAAAEHAHSTHTPSSQDQEQHPDKLCLDSFWSEVETIRQGSGYTDLDCTRRDSRQSEEGEQEEQWLADAGLSTLISDDSEDVDNAVLLSTLTRTQAEAVQRRLDSYTLSLRKRNKPAPRDVRDIFNSPITQTLLPESHHSEDPAQNSMASVPKTPLSAVTPEHQRGAPKEEFFITDVAYCEQAVIFLKQAKLPQNNSQRRKEDGTLPRVICPKCRLGVTRIQDLSHSDMKKVRQLALIDMTALCDLLELEVKRHKMGKRKVPESPLYGVPLATLLESDQKIKPNTSTPLFLQALLSFLEKKGVDSEGILRVPGSQSRIKQLQQNLETNFYSGQVCWDDVSPNDAAALLKKFIRELPAPLLTAEYLNTFSAVRDITELRQKLHMLNLLILLLPEPNRNTLKALLEFLSKVVSREKKNRMNLWAVATIMAPNLFLHKAVPSRLTEGAEKGHAEKAADVMRLLIRYQDLLWTIPNFLMSQVRKLNENSNRRYQFYDRRIKNLLRKIHTDSRDKPDKNTSELCRTVKIQVGDLVSGTMEYQLNINSRASDLLAQFQRQSLRSPDNGKGKMRRNGAVAYPDCALYEVGGNIGEHCLDPDTHLLDLYNSNSGGEWVIKLKPNGSRGL, from the exons AAATCCCAGCCCCACCGAGATGAGCGTGGAGCCCTGGGCCAGCCCGCAGGACCAGGCAGCCGCTGAGCACGCACACAGCACCCACACGCCATCCTCCCAGGATCAGGAGCAGCACCCCGACAAACTCTGCCTGGACTCATTCTGGAGTGAGGTGGAGACCATCCGACAGGGGAGTGGCTACACAGACCTCGACTGCACCAGGAGAGACTCCAGACAGTCAGAAG AAGGTGAACAGGAGGAGCAGTGGTTGGCCGATGCTGGTTTGTCAACCCTCATTAGTGATGATAGTGAGGATGTAGACAACGCGGTGCTGCTGTCCACTCTGACCCGGACCCAGGCCGAGGCCGTGCAGCGCCGACTGGACTCCTACACGCTGTCCCTTCGCAAGAGGAACAAACCGGCGCCGCGTGACGTTCGCGACATCTTCAACTCCCCCATCACTCAG ACTCTCCTGCCTGAGTCCCACCACAGTGAAGACCCTGCCCAAAACAGCATGGCGTCAGTTCCAAAGACACCACTATCAG CTGTGACGCCAGAGCATCAGCGAGGCGCTCCCAAAGAGGAATTCTTCATCACCGACGTGGCTTACTGCGAACAGGCCGTCATCTTCCTCAAACAGGCCAAACTGCCGCAGAACAACAGCCAGCGCAGAAAAGAGGATGGCACCCTGCCT CGGGTCATCTGCCCAAAGTGCCGTTTAGGAGTGACTCGTATTCAGGATCTCTCCCACTCTGACATGAAGAAGGTGCGTCAGTTGGCTCTCATCGACATGACGGCGCTATGCGACCTTTTAGAGCTGGAGGtcaaaaggcacaaaatgggCAAAAGGAAAGTCCCAG AGAGTCCCCTCTACGGTGTGCCGCTGGCTACGCTGCTGGAGAGCGATCAGAAAATCAAGCCCAACACCTCGACTCCTCTCTTCCTGCAGGCG ttgTTGTCGTTTTTGGAGAAGAAAGGAGTCGATTCTGAGGGGATCCTGCGGGTTCCAGGATCTCAGTCCAGAATCAAG cagctgcagcagaactTGGAGACCAACTTCTACTCAGGGCAAGTCTGCTGGGACGACGTGAGTCCCAACGACGCCGCCGCGCTGCTCAAGAAGTTCATCAGGGAACTTCCCGCTCCTCTTCTCACCGCAGAGTACCTCAACACCTTCAGCGCCGTCAGAG ACATCACGGAGCTGAGGCAGAAACTTCACATGTTGAACCTGCTCATCCTGCTGCTGCCTGAGCCCAACAGGAACACACTGaag GCGCTCCTCGAGTTCCTCAGTAAGGTGGTTTCCAGGGAGAAGAAGAACAGGATGAACCTGTGGGCCGTAGCAACCATCATGGCTCCCAACCTCTTCCTGCATAAGGCCGTCCCCAGCAGACTGACTGAGGGGGCAGAGAAAGGACATGCGGAGAAGGCAGCTGATGTCATGAGGCTCCTCATCCGCTACCAGGACCTGCTCTGGACG ATCCCAAACTTCCTCATGAGCCAGGTGCGTAAGCTGAACGAGAATAGCAACCGGCGTTACCAGTTTTACGATCGCCGCATCAAGAACCTGCTGAGGAAGATCCACACAGACAGCCGCGACAAACCTGATAAAAACACCTCAGAG TTGTGTCGTACAGTGAAGATCCAGGTCGGGGATCTGGTGAGCGGCACCATGGAGTACCAGCTCAACATCAACTCCAGAGCCTCAGACCTGCTCGCACAGTTTCAGCGCCAGTCCCTCCGCAGCCCCGACAATGGAAAGGGCAAAATGCGAAG AAACGGCGCCGTGGCATATCCGGACTGCGCCCTGTACGAAGTGGGAGGGAACATTG GTGAGCACTGTCTGGACCCCGACACACACCTTCTGGATTTGTACAACAGTAACTCAGGAGGGGAGTGGGTCATCAAGCTGAAACCCAACGGCAGCAGAGGGCTGTGA
- the LOC125894353 gene encoding rho GTPase-activating protein 40 isoform X1, giving the protein MGGREEVLLGRLGSNMQFPRTRLNRFRLRPAQSPARSKRVKPSSQKKKARNPSPTEMSVEPWASPQDQAAAEHAHSTHTPSSQDQEQHPDKLCLDSFWSEVETIRQGSGYTDLDCTRRDSRQSEEGEQEEQWLADAGLSTLISDDSEDVDNAVLLSTLTRTQAEAVQRRLDSYTLSLRKRNKPAPRDVRDIFNSPITQTLLPESHHSEDPAQNSMASVPKTPLSAVTPEHQRGAPKEEFFITDVAYCEQAVIFLKQAKLPQNNSQRRKEDGTLPRVICPKCRLGVTRIQDLSHSDMKKVRQLALIDMTALCDLLELEVKRHKMGKRKVPESPLYGVPLATLLESDQKIKPNTSTPLFLQALLSFLEKKGVDSEGILRVPGSQSRIKQLQQNLETNFYSGQVCWDDVSPNDAAALLKKFIRELPAPLLTAEYLNTFSAVRDITELRQKLHMLNLLILLLPEPNRNTLKALLEFLSKVVSREKKNRMNLWAVATIMAPNLFLHKAVPSRLTEGAEKGHAEKAADVMRLLIRYQDLLWTIPNFLMSQVRKLNENSNRRYQFYDRRIKNLLRKIHTDSRDKPDKNTSELCRTVKIQVGDLVSGTMEYQLNINSRASDLLAQFQRQSLRSPDNGKGKMRRNGAVAYPDCALYEVGGNIGEHCLDPDTHLLDLYNSNSGGEWVIKLKPNGSRGL; this is encoded by the exons AAATCCCAGCCCCACCGAGATGAGCGTGGAGCCCTGGGCCAGCCCGCAGGACCAGGCAGCCGCTGAGCACGCACACAGCACCCACACGCCATCCTCCCAGGATCAGGAGCAGCACCCCGACAAACTCTGCCTGGACTCATTCTGGAGTGAGGTGGAGACCATCCGACAGGGGAGTGGCTACACAGACCTCGACTGCACCAGGAGAGACTCCAGACAGTCAGAAG AAGGTGAACAGGAGGAGCAGTGGTTGGCCGATGCTGGTTTGTCAACCCTCATTAGTGATGATAGTGAGGATGTAGACAACGCGGTGCTGCTGTCCACTCTGACCCGGACCCAGGCCGAGGCCGTGCAGCGCCGACTGGACTCCTACACGCTGTCCCTTCGCAAGAGGAACAAACCGGCGCCGCGTGACGTTCGCGACATCTTCAACTCCCCCATCACTCAG ACTCTCCTGCCTGAGTCCCACCACAGTGAAGACCCTGCCCAAAACAGCATGGCGTCAGTTCCAAAGACACCACTATCAG CTGTGACGCCAGAGCATCAGCGAGGCGCTCCCAAAGAGGAATTCTTCATCACCGACGTGGCTTACTGCGAACAGGCCGTCATCTTCCTCAAACAGGCCAAACTGCCGCAGAACAACAGCCAGCGCAGAAAAGAGGATGGCACCCTGCCT CGGGTCATCTGCCCAAAGTGCCGTTTAGGAGTGACTCGTATTCAGGATCTCTCCCACTCTGACATGAAGAAGGTGCGTCAGTTGGCTCTCATCGACATGACGGCGCTATGCGACCTTTTAGAGCTGGAGGtcaaaaggcacaaaatgggCAAAAGGAAAGTCCCAG AGAGTCCCCTCTACGGTGTGCCGCTGGCTACGCTGCTGGAGAGCGATCAGAAAATCAAGCCCAACACCTCGACTCCTCTCTTCCTGCAGGCG ttgTTGTCGTTTTTGGAGAAGAAAGGAGTCGATTCTGAGGGGATCCTGCGGGTTCCAGGATCTCAGTCCAGAATCAAG cagctgcagcagaactTGGAGACCAACTTCTACTCAGGGCAAGTCTGCTGGGACGACGTGAGTCCCAACGACGCCGCCGCGCTGCTCAAGAAGTTCATCAGGGAACTTCCCGCTCCTCTTCTCACCGCAGAGTACCTCAACACCTTCAGCGCCGTCAGAG ACATCACGGAGCTGAGGCAGAAACTTCACATGTTGAACCTGCTCATCCTGCTGCTGCCTGAGCCCAACAGGAACACACTGaag GCGCTCCTCGAGTTCCTCAGTAAGGTGGTTTCCAGGGAGAAGAAGAACAGGATGAACCTGTGGGCCGTAGCAACCATCATGGCTCCCAACCTCTTCCTGCATAAGGCCGTCCCCAGCAGACTGACTGAGGGGGCAGAGAAAGGACATGCGGAGAAGGCAGCTGATGTCATGAGGCTCCTCATCCGCTACCAGGACCTGCTCTGGACG ATCCCAAACTTCCTCATGAGCCAGGTGCGTAAGCTGAACGAGAATAGCAACCGGCGTTACCAGTTTTACGATCGCCGCATCAAGAACCTGCTGAGGAAGATCCACACAGACAGCCGCGACAAACCTGATAAAAACACCTCAGAG TTGTGTCGTACAGTGAAGATCCAGGTCGGGGATCTGGTGAGCGGCACCATGGAGTACCAGCTCAACATCAACTCCAGAGCCTCAGACCTGCTCGCACAGTTTCAGCGCCAGTCCCTCCGCAGCCCCGACAATGGAAAGGGCAAAATGCGAAG AAACGGCGCCGTGGCATATCCGGACTGCGCCCTGTACGAAGTGGGAGGGAACATTG GTGAGCACTGTCTGGACCCCGACACACACCTTCTGGATTTGTACAACAGTAACTCAGGAGGGGAGTGGGTCATCAAGCTGAAACCCAACGGCAGCAGAGGGCTGTGA
- the LOC125894353 gene encoding rho GTPase-activating protein 40 isoform X3, with product MHACDFFTCVYVCARNPSPTEMSVEPWASPQDQAAAEHAHSTHTPSSQDQEQHPDKLCLDSFWSEVETIRQGSGYTDLDCTRRDSRQSEEGEQEEQWLADAGLSTLISDDSEDVDNAVLLSTLTRTQAEAVQRRLDSYTLSLRKRNKPAPRDVRDIFNSPITQTLLPESHHSEDPAQNSMASVPKTPLSAVTPEHQRGAPKEEFFITDVAYCEQAVIFLKQAKLPQNNSQRRKEDGTLPRVICPKCRLGVTRIQDLSHSDMKKVRQLALIDMTALCDLLELEVKRHKMGKRKVPESPLYGVPLATLLESDQKIKPNTSTPLFLQALLSFLEKKGVDSEGILRVPGSQSRIKQLQQNLETNFYSGQVCWDDVSPNDAAALLKKFIRELPAPLLTAEYLNTFSAVRDITELRQKLHMLNLLILLLPEPNRNTLKALLEFLSKVVSREKKNRMNLWAVATIMAPNLFLHKAVPSRLTEGAEKGHAEKAADVMRLLIRYQDLLWTIPNFLMSQVRKLNENSNRRYQFYDRRIKNLLRKIHTDSRDKPDKNTSELCRTVKIQVGDLVSGTMEYQLNINSRASDLLAQFQRQSLRSPDNGKGKMRRNGAVAYPDCALYEVGGNIGEHCLDPDTHLLDLYNSNSGGEWVIKLKPNGSRGL from the exons ATGCATGCGTGCGATTTCTttacgtgtgtgtatgtctgtgccAGAAATCCCAGCCCCACCGAGATGAGCGTGGAGCCCTGGGCCAGCCCGCAGGACCAGGCAGCCGCTGAGCACGCACACAGCACCCACACGCCATCCTCCCAGGATCAGGAGCAGCACCCCGACAAACTCTGCCTGGACTCATTCTGGAGTGAGGTGGAGACCATCCGACAGGGGAGTGGCTACACAGACCTCGACTGCACCAGGAGAGACTCCAGACAGTCAGAAG AAGGTGAACAGGAGGAGCAGTGGTTGGCCGATGCTGGTTTGTCAACCCTCATTAGTGATGATAGTGAGGATGTAGACAACGCGGTGCTGCTGTCCACTCTGACCCGGACCCAGGCCGAGGCCGTGCAGCGCCGACTGGACTCCTACACGCTGTCCCTTCGCAAGAGGAACAAACCGGCGCCGCGTGACGTTCGCGACATCTTCAACTCCCCCATCACTCAG ACTCTCCTGCCTGAGTCCCACCACAGTGAAGACCCTGCCCAAAACAGCATGGCGTCAGTTCCAAAGACACCACTATCAG CTGTGACGCCAGAGCATCAGCGAGGCGCTCCCAAAGAGGAATTCTTCATCACCGACGTGGCTTACTGCGAACAGGCCGTCATCTTCCTCAAACAGGCCAAACTGCCGCAGAACAACAGCCAGCGCAGAAAAGAGGATGGCACCCTGCCT CGGGTCATCTGCCCAAAGTGCCGTTTAGGAGTGACTCGTATTCAGGATCTCTCCCACTCTGACATGAAGAAGGTGCGTCAGTTGGCTCTCATCGACATGACGGCGCTATGCGACCTTTTAGAGCTGGAGGtcaaaaggcacaaaatgggCAAAAGGAAAGTCCCAG AGAGTCCCCTCTACGGTGTGCCGCTGGCTACGCTGCTGGAGAGCGATCAGAAAATCAAGCCCAACACCTCGACTCCTCTCTTCCTGCAGGCG ttgTTGTCGTTTTTGGAGAAGAAAGGAGTCGATTCTGAGGGGATCCTGCGGGTTCCAGGATCTCAGTCCAGAATCAAG cagctgcagcagaactTGGAGACCAACTTCTACTCAGGGCAAGTCTGCTGGGACGACGTGAGTCCCAACGACGCCGCCGCGCTGCTCAAGAAGTTCATCAGGGAACTTCCCGCTCCTCTTCTCACCGCAGAGTACCTCAACACCTTCAGCGCCGTCAGAG ACATCACGGAGCTGAGGCAGAAACTTCACATGTTGAACCTGCTCATCCTGCTGCTGCCTGAGCCCAACAGGAACACACTGaag GCGCTCCTCGAGTTCCTCAGTAAGGTGGTTTCCAGGGAGAAGAAGAACAGGATGAACCTGTGGGCCGTAGCAACCATCATGGCTCCCAACCTCTTCCTGCATAAGGCCGTCCCCAGCAGACTGACTGAGGGGGCAGAGAAAGGACATGCGGAGAAGGCAGCTGATGTCATGAGGCTCCTCATCCGCTACCAGGACCTGCTCTGGACG ATCCCAAACTTCCTCATGAGCCAGGTGCGTAAGCTGAACGAGAATAGCAACCGGCGTTACCAGTTTTACGATCGCCGCATCAAGAACCTGCTGAGGAAGATCCACACAGACAGCCGCGACAAACCTGATAAAAACACCTCAGAG TTGTGTCGTACAGTGAAGATCCAGGTCGGGGATCTGGTGAGCGGCACCATGGAGTACCAGCTCAACATCAACTCCAGAGCCTCAGACCTGCTCGCACAGTTTCAGCGCCAGTCCCTCCGCAGCCCCGACAATGGAAAGGGCAAAATGCGAAG AAACGGCGCCGTGGCATATCCGGACTGCGCCCTGTACGAAGTGGGAGGGAACATTG GTGAGCACTGTCTGGACCCCGACACACACCTTCTGGATTTGTACAACAGTAACTCAGGAGGGGAGTGGGTCATCAAGCTGAAACCCAACGGCAGCAGAGGGCTGTGA